The sequence AAAGTAGAATCAGACGAAGCGTTAGAGCTCTCCTCTTAGTAAGAGCAGCGCTACTGACCCAGGTAGCGCTGTAACTCACTTCGCCATTGTGCTGACTGTACGGTGTCTAATAGTGCCCTATTTAACGGCTCCCGTAGCTCGCTCCCTTGCGGTAAGGCGAAACCATAATCCTGGGGCAGGACACGTTCAGGCAAGAGTCTGATATTGTTAAGCGCATTGGTACGCATTGAATAACGTAAAATGGGTTCGTCATAGACAACGGCATCAAGCTGCCCGGCATTGAGCTTTTTAAGCGCCGCATTCAAATCGGTAAAACTTTCATAGCCAATATTCTGTTGTTCTAACCACGCCGCCGTTGCTGAATTGCCTAATGTCGCCACACGAGCATTGGGGAGATCGTTTGCACTGCTAACTTTCGATTGAAACTGTGACACCGTGAGCGATGAAGCAATCGATGCGGTAAAGCTTGAAATGATGATGACGCAGGTAAACATCCAAATAAGACTGACCACTCGCCCGCCAAGACTACGTGGAGATTTATCGCCATAACCAACGGTGGTCATTGTCACCGCCGCCCACCAAAAGCCCGAGCCTAAGCCATTTATCGGCTGCTCGGAAAATTCTTCAGGGTTTTCCTTGCGCTCAAAGAACCAAACTAAAGCACCGGCTACAAAAAGGACGCCACTTAAAACCAAGATGACTTTTAAAAACTCGAAGGATACGAAACGCTTAGTGACCGCCCACCAGGTTGATGTGTTATTGCTTGGCACGGCAACGGCGAGGCCGGCATTGTGAAAGGGCTGGCTAAAATCGATGACGGACTCTCGTTGTGACGTGATGGTCAAAGCGCCAATACCAAGATCGTACTTCCCGGCTTCAACTCCGGTAAGTAGATTATTCAAAGAAACGGGGTGTAATTCGTATGGTCGCTCGAGTTGAGTAGCTATGTCTTTCCACAAGGTTACGGCTAGCCCTTGGTAGTCGCCATTTTTTTCAATAACAAATGGCGGATTAACCCTGACCGCCACCTTTAACGGCTCTTCAGGTTGTGCATTTGCATTAAACGTAAAAGTTGACGATAACGTCATTAACAGAAGAGCTAGGACAAAACGGAGCGACATGCGTATCCCTATTGTGGATTGATGAGTATCAAAGGAATACTATCAGGTAACGAACGAATTGTTGACTAACCTTTGCTCATGCAAGAGAATGAGAATTATTGTTATTTTAGGAGGTTTTATGAAGCTATTTTACACCATCGTAGCGGCTTTCGTTTTAGCCACGTCAATGCCAGGTTTTGCCCAAGAAGAACAGCAGTACCAGCATTTTAAGCCAGAGCCATCTGACAATTTGCATCAGGCCATTATGAACCTGAACAAATATAATGCAGAATTGCAGAAAATCATCGAAGGCGATATGCCACCGAAAGATATGGCGAAAGTGCATGAACTGACCTACACACTAGAGGTGGCACTTGCCCGTTTGAGCAAGGAGTTGGATGTTGCTGCTAACTCGCTGGAAGAGGTACACCTGGGCTCGGAGGCAATGAATAAACAACGTGTTGAAGGCTTCGGTAAAAGCTACCTTGAAACGTTGAATCATGTGCTGGGTAAACATAATCAACATCATAATGGAAACCATAAAGAGCACATGAAGCACAATGAGCACAGTGGTCATAGTAACCACTAAGCGTCACAGTGTCTCTAAAAATGCTTTAAAGTGTCGTAGCCAGAAGCTTTGTGGCTGCGACATTGCATTCCTTCCAATGGGTATCTCGCAAATCGATTCGCCATTTATCTCCGCTCTGGGCAGAGGCAGAATCGTCACGCCACTATTGCTGACGTACGCAGCGATTTTTTCACTCAAGGTCTCTGGGTTCATCGCGAAGTGCAGGTGAAACATGGCTGTTTGTGGTTTTTGTGGGTTAACCCGAATTCCATCCAGTTCATTCAGCGCATCGCCTAACGCTTTGGAATAATTCACAGCGTCTTCCATAAGTGGCAGGTTCTCACGCAAACTCCGGCGAGCTGAAATCACTTGTGGGTATTGGGTAATGACATTACCACCGGCTCGACGAGTCCAGACTTTGGCTTGCTCAATAAACGCCTCTGAACCAGCCAGGATAGCACCGGAAATAGCGCCTAAGTCTTTGTAAAAACTGACGTAAACCGAATCAAAAAGCTCACAGACTTCGGCGAGCGAACAACCATAAGCTGCCGGTACCTGCCAAAGTCTTGCACCGTCTAAATGCATAGCGATATCGTTGGCTCTCGCCCATTCAGATTGAGAAACCAAATCATCCCAGTGTGGCAGTCGACCGCCTATTTCCCGCATTGGTAGCTCCAGCAAAATACTACTGAGATCGCTGGTCTGCACACCTTTTAAATCGTCCAGGGCTATTGGCTTATCAGCGGTACCTGTGGTTGTGCCGTTCAGCCCCCACAGCGCTTCAAACCCCATTTGCTCGTGCAGCATTAAATGCGAGGTCGGGTGTAAAGCAACGCCATTGCGCTGGCGTTGGTCAGCGTGAATACGTAACGCCAGTGGCTGAGCTAAGGTTCCAGTTGGCAAAAATAGCGCCGCAGGTTTGCCGAGCAGCTTCGCCACCTCATCTTCAAAATCATTAATAAGCGCGCCACTGCCGTAGACATCGCGTTTTTCGTTTTGCTTGACCTCATCGGCTAATAAGTGCAGCCCCTCCGCCATACTCCGCTGTGGCTGACGCAGCAGAGAAGAGTTTGCCTGCTCGGCCGCTCGAGAATACGCCTGTTTGGTTTTTTCCGGAATAGAGAGTGTCATAGTTACCTACTTTGAGTGCACCTTGCCGCCAATAATCTTATAGGCGGGCGTACCGCGAATCATTGTCTCGCGCGCAAATTCCTGCCCACAACCGGGGCAATGGCACGGTTTGGTGGTGTGATCTTCAACAATGCGCTCAATAAAACACTTTACCAGCGCGCCTTTACCACCCTTTCTGTATTTAAATATGGGCGTTTTGCACTGCAGACAAGAAATCTGCACGGTGCGAACCGGCCCCTTCTTGTTCGGTTTCGCCATAAAACAGTCGGTTACAATTTAAGCATTTCCTTTAGTGTAACAAGCGCGCTATAGTTTTTCTTCCTAATCAAAAAGAAGAATTAAAGGACACCCCTATGCGTTATTCCATCGTCGCCCTGGCTGTTTTGGGCTTATTAACGGCCTGCGGACAACCGCAAGAAAGCAATTCTGGCCAAAGTTCTCAAATGGCTGCTGAACAACAAAAGCAGACGGAGCAAACATCACAATCTGAAACGGAACGCCTGAATCAGTGGTTTGAAAACAAATACGAAGAGCAACTGCAGCAAAGTCCCATTCAAATGACTTTCCTGGGTCGCAAAGACCGCTACGGTGACATAGATGACATGACCGTGGCCGCTGAAAAGAAGCAGCTGCAGTGGCTTGAAAATAGCGTTGAAGAGTTAAAAGCCAATTTCGACTACGACAAGCTAGGACAGGAAGCGCAAACGTCGTACGATGTCTGGGTTTATCAATACGAGCAAGCCAAGCGTAACGCTGAGTTCCGTGGCATGGGTTATGTATTTGACCAAATGCGTGGTGCACATACTTTCCTTCCTCAGTTTTTAATTAACTTCCACCGGGTTGATGGTGCAGAAGATATGGAAGCTTATATTTCTCGCATTAACGGTGGTGCAACAGCCATCGAACAGTTATTACAGCGTGCGAAGCAGCAGGTTGAAAACGGCGTTCGTGCGCCGCGTTTTGCTTACGAACAAGTCATAAAAGAAGCGAAGGGGCTTATTTCAGGCGCGCCGTTCGATGAAGAAGGTGACTCGAGTTTACTGAATGATGCTAAGAATAAACTGAGCGCTCTTCAGGAAAATGACGAGATCTCCGCCGAACAAGCCGACAAATACGAGAAAGAAGTACGCAAAGCGCTATTAGAACGCTTTCGCCCAAGTTATGAAGCGCTCATCAGCTTTCTTGAAAGCGACATCGAAAATACCGACGAAGTCGCCACTGGCGTACATCGCCTGGAAAACGGTAAAGCCTACTACAACGCCTTACTGAAAAATTATACGACTACCGACCTGACCGCAGACGAGATTCACCAAATTGGTTTAAATGAAGTGGAGCGGCTGACTCAGGAAATGATAGCGATTAAAGATAAAGTGGGCTTTGAAGGTGATCTGCAGGAGTTTTTCACCTTTATTCGCACTGACGAGCAATTTTTCTATCCGAACAACGACGAAGGCGCTGAAATGTATCTGGAAGATTCTCGGGAATATCTGGCGTATATAAATGAAAAGTTGCCAGAGTATTTCGGGATTTTGCCAAAAGCAGACTTGATCGTGAAACGCGTTGAGCCTTTCCGAGAGCAGGACGGCGCAGCTCAGCATTACTATCCAGGCTCGCCGGACGGTGAGCGCCCGGGCATTTACTATGCGCATTTATCGGACATGAGCTCTATGCCGAAAAATGAGATGGAAGCTATTGCTTATCATGAAGGTAACCCGGGTCACCATATGCAAATTTCCATTGCACAGGAGCTGGAGTCCGTACCGGAGTTTCGTACTCAGGCTGGTTTTACGGTCTACAGTGAAGGCTGGGGCTTGTACGCAGAGCAGCTGGCCAAAGAGATGGGCGCTTATGAAAATCCTTACTCGGACTTTGGCCGCTTAACCACGGAAATTTGGCGGGCGGTGCGTTTAGTTGTGGATACTGGCATGCACGCGAAAGGCTGGACAGAAGAGGAAGCGGTGAAGTACTTCCAGGAGCATACCCCAATCGCAGAAGGGGCGGTGCGCTCAGAAGTGCGTCGCTATCTCGTGATGCCGGGTCAGGCAACCGCGTACAAAATTGGCATGATCCGCATTCTGGAACTGCGTGAAGAAGCCAAAGAAGCGTTAGGCGATAAGTTTGATATTCGCGGCTTCCACGACACCATTTTGGGTGGTGGTGCTTTACCACTGCACATTCTGGAGCGTCGTGTTGACCAGTGGGTTGAGAAGCAGAAACAAGCCTAGTTTACAGTAAGCCAATATCAATGGCTTTAAGCACAGCTCGGGTGCGGTCACGCACCCCGAGCTTTGCCATTAGTGAGGACACTTGATTCTTGACTGTCCCGGTTGATT comes from Idiomarina sp. X4 and encodes:
- a CDS encoding DUF885 domain-containing protein, which codes for MRYSIVALAVLGLLTACGQPQESNSGQSSQMAAEQQKQTEQTSQSETERLNQWFENKYEEQLQQSPIQMTFLGRKDRYGDIDDMTVAAEKKQLQWLENSVEELKANFDYDKLGQEAQTSYDVWVYQYEQAKRNAEFRGMGYVFDQMRGAHTFLPQFLINFHRVDGAEDMEAYISRINGGATAIEQLLQRAKQQVENGVRAPRFAYEQVIKEAKGLISGAPFDEEGDSSLLNDAKNKLSALQENDEISAEQADKYEKEVRKALLERFRPSYEALISFLESDIENTDEVATGVHRLENGKAYYNALLKNYTTTDLTADEIHQIGLNEVERLTQEMIAIKDKVGFEGDLQEFFTFIRTDEQFFYPNNDEGAEMYLEDSREYLAYINEKLPEYFGILPKADLIVKRVEPFREQDGAAQHYYPGSPDGERPGIYYAHLSDMSSMPKNEMEAIAYHEGNPGHHMQISIAQELESVPEFRTQAGFTVYSEGWGLYAEQLAKEMGAYENPYSDFGRLTTEIWRAVRLVVDTGMHAKGWTEEEAVKYFQEHTPIAEGAVRSEVRRYLVMPGQATAYKIGMIRILELREEAKEALGDKFDIRGFHDTILGGGALPLHILERRVDQWVEKQKQA
- a CDS encoding threonine aldolase family protein, which gives rise to MTLSIPEKTKQAYSRAAEQANSSLLRQPQRSMAEGLHLLADEVKQNEKRDVYGSGALINDFEDEVAKLLGKPAALFLPTGTLAQPLALRIHADQRQRNGVALHPTSHLMLHEQMGFEALWGLNGTTTGTADKPIALDDLKGVQTSDLSSILLELPMREIGGRLPHWDDLVSQSEWARANDIAMHLDGARLWQVPAAYGCSLAEVCELFDSVYVSFYKDLGAISGAILAGSEAFIEQAKVWTRRAGGNVITQYPQVISARRSLRENLPLMEDAVNYSKALGDALNELDGIRVNPQKPQTAMFHLHFAMNPETLSEKIAAYVSNSGVTILPLPRAEINGESICEIPIGRNAMSQPQSFWLRHFKAFLETL
- a CDS encoding transporter substrate-binding domain-containing protein, yielding MSLRFVLALLLMTLSSTFTFNANAQPEEPLKVAVRVNPPFVIEKNGDYQGLAVTLWKDIATQLERPYELHPVSLNNLLTGVEAGKYDLGIGALTITSQRESVIDFSQPFHNAGLAVAVPSNNTSTWWAVTKRFVSFEFLKVILVLSGVLFVAGALVWFFERKENPEEFSEQPINGLGSGFWWAAVTMTTVGYGDKSPRSLGGRVVSLIWMFTCVIIISSFTASIASSLTVSQFQSKVSSANDLPNARVATLGNSATAAWLEQQNIGYESFTDLNAALKKLNAGQLDAVVYDEPILRYSMRTNALNNIRLLPERVLPQDYGFALPQGSELREPLNRALLDTVQSAQWRSELQRYLGQ
- a CDS encoding DUF6746 family protein codes for the protein MKLFYTIVAAFVLATSMPGFAQEEQQYQHFKPEPSDNLHQAIMNLNKYNAELQKIIEGDMPPKDMAKVHELTYTLEVALARLSKELDVAANSLEEVHLGSEAMNKQRVEGFGKSYLETLNHVLGKHNQHHNGNHKEHMKHNEHSGHSNH